The nucleotide window ggcagaggaagaaggcaCACCTTTGGCCCAGTCCCTGTGAGTCCACCAAGAGCAGGGGTGAGTCCCCAGTTCCTACAACCCCACCAGGTACCTACGCATCCATAGCCAGAGAGGCGACCCATccctggagagaaagggaaatgggCTGTTActtgagaggaaggaaagaagtctGAGGGCCAGCCCCAGGTCCAGGCCCAGCCCTCTGTGGCAGGGAAGGCCCGGGGCAGGGGGCAAAACAGGAGGCGCTCCTTAATTCCGGCTCCCCAGGAGCTGCAGCACAAAGGTGAAGATGTAGACGATGTCGGTGTAGATCTGCAGGGCGCCGGTGATGTAGTCCTCGGGGCTGATGGTGTGCTTCCGGTTCCCCAGGACCAGCTGCGTGTCGTAAGCCAGGAACTGCAGGGACAGGGGAGCCACACGTGAGGACCCAGGGGCTCGGGGGTCAGCAGACCTGTCCTGGGAGCCTCCGGGCCATGAGGTGTGCTTAGGGAACACATTAATGAACAGGATAAGGCACGGTCTCTGCCCTCAAGCAGGTCACCTTCTAGAAAGGGGGACAGACACACCGTAATACAGCCTGCTGAGTGTTCTCAAAGTTGGTGGCGTGGACCAGAGATGGCGGGAGTGCCCGGAAAAATCAGTGGACGCTCCGGAcagcaggagaaaggaagggcagctgggccccaccccagcctcccaagTAGCCCACATTCACCATCCCCAGGTCCGCCCCTTCCTCCGGGAGGCGGGATTACTCACCAAAGTGAAGCAAATGGCACCCAGGGCAGCATAGACCATGTGCAGCCAGTAAATCTGGGAAGAAGGAACAGGGCTGACATTGGAAATCTGGGCAGAGCTTGGACCAAGGCAGAACCTCAGGACCACCGCGACCCCTCCGGGATTCTGGCCAAGTGGGAAGATCCAGAGAGCTAGCTACATGAAAGGAGTGCTTCTGCCTTCTGATACGGGAAGAAATTAAGAAGGGTAACATATTCGGCAGAAAAAACAGGCCATCGTCCAGTGGCCACATAAAATCAATCGGAGCATCTTTTAGCCAAACCCATCTCCAAAGTTAGTCAAGGTATGGAGGAGTCCACTGTGCTTCTGGAAGAAAGGCGGCTGACTTACAGCTCTGGGAGGGGCAGACCCAGGCATGCGCTGCTTGAGGAGCCCATCATCTCCCCTAGTTCTGACCGCCTTCCTGCAGCCCAGCCCGGGAGGGATAAACTAAagagggctgggagggaagcCCCCCAACCACCCTGATGAAACAGCAGAGGCAGGGAGcacccccagggcagcccaaggTCAAGTGGGCAGGCAGCCCTCCCGTTCACATCCTTCCCCTTTCAGcccatccccccctccccaccatgaATCTCTCCTCAGCCTGGAGGCCTgacactctccccacccccacccccacccccacccccactgcaatAAAAGAGGGGTCAGATACAGCGATGCCTAAGGTCCCTTCCAGCCAGGCACATCTTCCCGGTCTTCTGGATTCTTCTGCCACCCTGCCTCCCAGAACCTGGTCTCAGCTGTCCGGCAGCCCTAACCCACCGCTTCCCATAGGAAGCCCACCATGGTGTCCAGGGCCTCAGCTGCTATGGCTCCCAGGGCCGGCTGTCTCCACCCTAACCCAAAAGGGATGCCTTTGCTAGCCAGCCCAGAGGTTCCGGAAGCCAGAGCCTGCCCAAGGCCTGTGGGGCCCGCCACACCACACAAGATATGGAAAATCTGCCCTGAGCACTGGGTTCCCTGACCCCAGCTCTCCCGGGACACTCACATATTTGAAGGACAGCACAATGGCAGTGACAATCCCAGTCACCATCATCACAATTCCCAGGACACAGAAGAGACCTGTGCAGGAGGTGAAGTCCACCTGCCCGGAAGAGAGTGTCAGACAGGCCACGACCAGCAGCCAAGTCAGagggcccctgcctcctcctccagggcgTCCCAGGGCTGCCTCCTGGGAGTGACCGTGACATTCTAGGGACGGACACAGGAAGCAGCTTTGTGGGTGCAGATGCGAGGAGAAGGGGATTGGGGTCTCAGGAAGTCCCTGGCATAGGGGCCTGGGCCCTCCCGGGCCCACTCAAGTGCCCGGTCCGGAAGGGGGACGGGGCAGCCAGGGGAGGGCCCCCCATGCCCCCACCTTGGTCTGGAAGCAGAAGATGGTGACTGAAATGGACACCACGGCAGTGATGATCATCGCGAGGATGACGGCCTTGGTATCATACACGCTGCGGGAGGGAGCGAGCGGTTAGGGGAGGTCGGAGGTATAAGCCACGGACGCGTGACTTCAAAACCCCTTCTCCAAGGATCCGGCCCAGCGCCACCCATGCAGGTGGCCGCCAGCCCAGGGATGCCCCACTCCCCTATAAAACACGCCCCTGTGTAGTGCTCTGTCCTGGAACGTACCTGGAGATGGTGCCGGTCATGAAGCCCATGGCCAGAGTCTGAGGGAAGGACAGAGACAAGAGTGAGACACTGCAGAAGAGAGGTGGGGCCCTGGAGGCATGGCCAGGGTGGCCGGCCAGAGCTGGGGTACGTGTGACCGAGGTAGAAAGCGGCCACCCCAAGGAGACCGAGGGCGGGGCCAGGGTAAGGCCAAGGAGAGAGCCAGGGCCATCTGCCACCGTGGTGTCCCGTCCCTTCCCCGGGTCCTGCCCTCCCTGACCATCTCCGCCCCCTCCTCCGGCCCTTTCAGACTCACAAAGAGGGTCAGCAGGATGATGTTCCATGGGAAGCGGCGTCTGAAGGGAAAGAAACCATGATTAAGTGGCGTGGGGCTGGCCAGGTCTCAGAGGCTCCTTTAGCAGAAGGAAGTCCGTGGCTTGTGAGCCTTGAGAACTAGGCCTTGACCTGCAGGTGGGGAGGCTGGCACGGCCCCAGGTACCTACTCAGGGGTTCTGTGCAACAGGGACAGTAGGACAAGCCTGAGCTGTGGAGCCACAAAGACCTGGATTCGTCTGCAGCTCTGAGACTGACCACCTGCGTGAGAGAAGGTTCCCCGGCCTCTCTGAGCCTAGGGCTCTCCCTATGTGTTAAGTGGTTAAGATGCTACGTGCTTGCGGGGTGCTGTCAGAATAAGAAGGAGGTAGCTAAACAGATCCTCCCACACCAGGTGGTTTGTACGCAGCTCAGCAGTAGCCACTGCCATCAccagccccactcccacctccagcATCCCTTGTCATAGTCTCAGTCGCTGGGACTCACCTGGGTCCCTGGCAGCAGATGAGGGTCAGGTAGGTGGCCAGGAAGACAGCACTGGGGAGAAAGAGACAGGGCCATAGTCTCCAGGCCCACTCCAGCCTGGCAGCACTCGCCAGACTGGCAGCTGGGAGGCGCAGGGAACGGTCTAGAAGTCTGAGGGGAGGCTGCCTGCCCGGTAGGACAAGCCCACCCCAGCCATGGGCACCAAGGTGCTCTGTAAGAGGGGGGTCTGGCCAAGCAGGAGGTCACAGGAGGCCCCAAGCAGAGAGGCTGCCAGAACATGGGACCATTCTGCAGTATGCATGTCACCACCAGttccaccaccccacccccccgggcACCGCTCCGCTCTCAGGAGCCCTGTGACCCTATACTTGGTGGCACATGCCCATACTGCCCGGCATGGCTGGCAACCGGGAGGGTCCCTCTCCAAAAggattttgacccctggccaagTGTCGCCCCTTCTCCCCTTGTCCCCGAGCAGAGGGGAGCACAGACTCACTAGGATGCGTAGTAGACAGCAAGGTTTGTCCTCACGAAATTGCTGACCGGCTTCCTGTGGAGCAGGGGAGGACAAGAGAGGGGTCACAGCACGGCGGCTCGTCTACCTCCCTGCAGAGGCCCTGCCCCATTTTCTCCAATCGCCCGCCTCCAAGCTCTTCTTCCAGTCCCTCGGGGTCAAGGGCCCACCCCAAGCCAGGCTCCCAGCAGGTGACTCAGAGCTGGGAAGGGCGGGCCGAGAGGCCTAGAGACTCACACGAAGGTGAAGATAGCGATGATGGCCACCGTGATGAGCAGCTGGACCGAGATGATGGCGTAAACCTGGAACACAGGTGGCGGGACCAGCTCAGGGCACCACCCTCCACTCCCGCCTCTCCCAGGAGGCAGCTGGCCCCCAGACCAGGGAGCCCGAGGGCCTcaccatctccccctcccccacctctcagaGGCAGCAAGGAGGTTCCTCAACTGTGAAGGATCTCCTCTTACTTGGCTCGCACTCAAGAGCCCCCTGGCTGCAGCCTGGCAGAGGCCACCCGCAGGGAGGAGTCTGGCTCAGACACTGCCCCCAGCCTGAGGGCTGACTCCCAGCCCCTGCTGCTCCCTGGcacctcccctgccctgccctacACCTGCCCTCCACTGACCACTCGCTGCCCTCGCCTCGCCGCACTGCCAGGTACCTGCAGCAGTTCAGCGTGACACTGGTCAGGTATCTGTCTACTCTGAGCAGGGGCTGAGCTCAgagatggggggcagggggctgcgaGCAAGTGCCATGAGTTCTGGCTTCAAGCCACTATGGTCTAGCAGGAGAAAGAAGTTTGCCGAGGGCAAAACACTTCAGCAGAGCCTGCCCAGACTGTATGTGCCCCTCAAAACAAGGTCAAGGCGAGAGGAGCCCAGGGCCCCCTTCGAGGAGGTGCAGGGCTAGAGAGGACCTAGCAGCACATGTGTGTGGGAGTGGGTGCCTCCCAAGCCCACAGCCCCAGGGGCCCAGGTCCACCCGCCTCCCAGCCCATATCTCACCTTTCGGATGAAGGCATGTCGGACTTTCCTGTCACTCCACTCTCCAGACCCGAAGTTGTCACTCACcgctctctcctccccaccatAGCCATGGCCTGGGCCTAGGGACAGATCACGTATGACCAAGTGGGGCCCCGGGACATGTGGCCTCGATCCCCACGCCTCCACGACACTCTCCCCAAGTCTCAGGTACCCCAGCCAAAAGACGTGTGATAACCCAAGAGCTCCTTGGCCCAGCCAAGTCCCCACGATGCCCCCTGAGGGACCAGAACTGGCCCGGGGGCTTAGGTGTAAGTACTCCAGCAGCAAGCATTGACCGAGGGAGGGGATACCCACGGTCCCTGCCGCCAAGAGGTCACCATCTCGTGAGGAAGCCAGGCAGGCACAGGACAGGAGCTGGCAGGGTCAGAGTAGGGACTCAGggatggaaggaggaaaaggaaggcagAAACACCGCGCACCTGTGTGCAGCGTGGGGAACACAGTGTGCAGACCGTGACTGACACCAGGCACACGTGAGGGTGAGGACGCAGGGGCTAAGTGCACAGGACGAGGCATGACCGTAAACGTGGCTGATGTGCCAGTATTCGCACCAGAACACGTATGGCCAGACGAGAGCTGGCCATGCTCCCGGATTCCAGAGATGCTGCAGGGGCTCAAAGCATTCCTTGAATGCCTCCTTGGGAACTGCTCTCAAAATCCACATGTGAACCACAGCACAAGTCTCAGCGCATTCTAATCTCACCTCATTTCTAACCAAACTGACCTGCCACTATGTTCAAACATCCAAATACTTTTGGATATTTCAAAAAATCAGACGTTTCCTTAAAGTATGAGGCTTGGTCAGCaccaagaatattaaaaatgaaaaaaaaggggggggagtccCCGTCGTtccacagcggaaacaaatctgactaggaaccttgaggttgcgggttcaatccctggcctcgctcagtgggttaaggattcagcattgccctgagctgtggtgtaggttgcagatgccgctcagatcccacgttgctatggctgtggtgtaggcaggcagctgtagctctagctggacccctagcctgcaaacctccatatgctgcgggtgtggccctaaaaaaggaagggGCGAGGGGGCTTCAGGTTCCAAAGGCGGTTGTTGAGGAAGAGCAAAGTGTGGGTGAGGTGGCAAGTGCCTAGTTGGGAAACGGAAATGGCTTCCTTGAGTCATGGCTCTAAAGTTATCTCCCAGCCACTTTCTCATCTGATGTAAGTTCTGGTGTATATTGTACAAACACTGTCTCCTTGCTGAATAAAAGGGCTGGCAGGTAGTCAAGGGTGCTAAGAACGGGAAAAAGCAGGGAGGTAACAAAGATGGGGAAACAGAAGGAAGGAGCTAAAGAGAAGACGAAAAAGCGATCGAGGAAGTTGAAAAAGGAGCACAGGAAGTGGCCTCACGTGATACACGTGtcccctcttcccccagccccaacTGCCCTTCAGGGACTTACCATAGCtcatgggtgggtggatggggggCATAGGCTGTGGGTAGCCAGCAGGGTGACCATAGCCAGGCTGTGGGTAGGCAGGGTACCCGCCAGGCAGGACAGTAGGCTGCCCATAGCCCCCCGGGGGCGGAGGGCCAGGGTACAGAGGGTTGCGGTCCTCATATGGAGGCGGGGCACTGGGTTGGGACATGGCCACTCGAGGTCTGAGAGGAGACCCAGTTGCTGGACCTGGAATAAAGGCAAGAGCAGTTGTGAGTGCCTAGGCCCGGCTCCCTCAGCCCCAGTCCAGCCTGCCTCTATGAAGAGGAGAGGCTCACCCTTCACGGGCCATTGTCCCCATCCCCAAGGCGCCACTCCGCCCCTCCACCTGCTTCCAGCTTTCTGTCCACAGCCCTCCCTACTGTGTAGCTTCCTGGCAAAGCAGGAGCCCAGAGCAGTCACTGGGCATCAGTGGTGTGAGAGCAGGTACCTGGGAACCCCCTGTGCCCATTTCAGGAAGCCTTCTGGTGACCAGGCCAAGCCAGCAGTGAGCCACAGGGCCAGCTGGGACTCATTCAAGGGGTCAGCCCAGCCCCCACAGCAGCTGGCAGGAGCTCTAGGCCTGcaaggcagagctgggaaggaGCCAAGGCCCAGAATGGAAGACAACAAGCTAGCCCCAGGCCCGGAGCAGccaggcctggaggagggggccatGGGGCTGGAGAAGGTAGCAAGCTGAGTCAGGGGCCGCCTAAGAGGCCTGGGCGAGTGGGTGCATGCAGCTGgtccctggaggctgggaggccgCAGCGAAAAGCAGGTCCGGGACAGGACTTTCTGGTTCTTTCAACTAACAGCCAAGGCACAGGAGGCACGTGGCAGCCTGTGGCTTCCACCACTCTCTTCACGGCCTTGCCAGGCCGGAGATAGCACACGCAGGGCCCTGCAACTTCCCAGGAGGGGGAGACACACGTTTCGAGTGCCAGCATCCCCAGTGATTCCTGCCTCTCTGCCCCAGGGCTGGTGGCTTGGGGAGACGGCGCTGAGAGGTCAGGCCACTGGATCCACTCGGTACCTTCTCTGAGGCAGGAGAGGGACCCCCCAGCCAGGGAAGTACGGAGAAATGAGGAGGTGGGAAGCCCAGAAATAGAGCCTGAAGGCCCCCAGTGATGGTCCTGCTGAGGGAATTCCGGCCAGAACAGGGAAGTGACTCGCCACAATCACAGAACTAGCAAGTTAATGGCAAAACCAAACGGAGGCCTTCAGGGACCTGGGCTTGTGTCCTCTATGCTATGCCCTGTTCTTTATGCCTCTTATGCCAAATCAACCTCCTCAGGGCCTGGTGTTCCCCTCTGAGCAGACTGAGATGGGGGCTTGGGAAGAGCTAAGGAGGGAGTCCCTGGAAGGGTCCCTGTGTCCTTGACAGAGTGTGAACCCCTTCACAgagcccccaccaccccctcgAGCATCTCCTGACCTTCAGGACTCCACAGGGAGGGGGCAGCCCCAGGCCAAGGTCAGCAAACATCCCCAGAGGCTCTGCCAGAAGGGAGGGGGCACCAGCTCCTCGTTGTAGGGCCCTCTGCACGGTTCAGGGAGCACAGAGAGGGTTGTCTCAACACTTCCCTCTCACCGGGGATGCcacagagagggaaggggggcagggggcgggaggAGGAAGCAAATGGCAGGCCCAGGCTCTCCATGAGTTACTTTGAGGAAAGCTTTTCTCCATCTTCCCAGAGGGAATGGTCCAGCACGGCAAGAACGCGTCAGGTCAGAAATAAGACCTTCCAGACAGCGAGGGTGGGACACAGGTAACCAGGCATGGGAAGCGGCCTGGTGAAGGCCCCACATGCTGGGCTGGAGCACTTGGAGGAAACGGGGAGCCCAACACTGAAAAGTGTCAGTTTAACAGACAGAGAGAGTaactgtttttgaaaatatttggggttTACGTCAGGGTAAGACAATATACATAAACAGTTATAATACATGAACCttagtagacttttttttaaaaaggaagaaaaggagttgtgccgtggctcagaggtagcaaacccggctaggatccatgaggatgcgggttcaatcctggccttgctcagtgggtaaaggatcctaagtgctgtggctgtggtctaggtcagtggctacagctccaatttgacccctagcctgggaacctccatatgccgtgggtgtggccctaaatagaccaaaaaaaaaaaaaaaaaggcagagaaacctGGACGGGGCTCTCCTCCCCTGAAGCAAGAGGGTCCTTCTCCCTTcacccccctccctggcccctccaGCTCCACCAGGACAACAGCATCCTGTCTGTGGGACCCTTCACACAGGCCACCTCTGGAGTACGGTGATCTGTCATCATTACTGTCATCTCAGGCTAAACACGGCCCACAAGACACTGGCAGGAACTGCTCTGTGGTCAGAGGCCCCAACTGGGCCACCAGACAACCCTGGTCCTGCTGGCCCCTCGAGGGGCACCTCTGTGAACTGAGCTGCGTGGACCAGATGACCTCTGAGCTCACTTCCGGCTCTAACAGACTGCGGTCCTGGGGCATATCTGAGGAGCCCAGTGATGCAGGGCCTGCCCTTTGTCCGGCCAGCCAGCTCCCCACCCCTTCACTGAAGCCAAGCCGGGCAAACAGGTCCCTCCCCAAACTAAAGGGTGAATCAGGGAGCACAAGGCCAGCCTTGGAGAGGCCACCAGGACTCTGGGCTTCTGCCTGATGCAGTGGCAGCTGACTCACAAAGAtgccctctgctctccctctcccctccctgtgaCACTTCTGCTTTCAGAGGAATTCACCAGGAGACAGCAGGGCACACGGCAGCTCACGGTCCAGTTCCCTGGGGAGTCAGCCACCAGGCCATGCTCATCAGAGAATGGCACTGACCACTTCACCtcactctgcctcagtttctccacctggAAAATGGGTTTAACACTACACCAGTACCCTCCACGTAGCTGTTGtcaaaaccaaatgagaaaacacacaTAGAGCACTTAAAGGGGCGGCTGACCCCTATCTCTGGTTATTGTTCCGTTAAATCCAGTCTATTGCCCAATAGGGCGGCTATTTGGTATCCTATTTACAAATAAAGAACTAGAGGCTTAAATAAAGTCACCATCACAAGGGTGTGATGATATCAAGAGTGCTCCCTGACTGACTCCAGAGCACTAAGCCCTCTTCTGTCACCCTCACTTGGGCAccctctctatgcccacttctCATCCCTTCCCAGAGCTTCCCACCCCAGACCCTCTAATGACAAAGGAAGCCTCACACAGCAAGTGGACACTGAGTCATTCAGCCCCTCCCATCACCTCCCTGAGTCCCAAACCCTGTGCAACTACCAGAAGAGGGTGGTCAGAGCTAAAAGAAACCTTGCTCATCTAAGGCAAGCCCACCCCCACTTCACCAGCCGGCCAGCCACAGTACTAGCGGGGTAAGTGACCTGTCCTTGGCCACAAAGCGGGGCTGGGACTACATCCTAGGTCTCTCGTGTAGAGCTGTGTGCAGGAGCGGGAGAGAGTGTTTAGGGCGGtcagggggaggggctgagctCAGTCACACTCGCCTCCGAGGAGGGCCAGATGGACAGGCGCCTCGGGCCCAGGCCTGCCAGCACGGGCAGCTTCTGAGCCTGTTCCCTGGCTGCGGCCCAACCTACAGGAGCCCCGGCCACTTCCGCGTTATGGAGGCTTCAGCTAGCTGTGAGGTTTGGGGATGGCATCTGACGAGGTAGGAGGAAATGGAGTAGTGGGCAGCGTTTACTTTCATGACCATGACTCCAGGTGGGAGGTGCAGGGGATGCGGAGTCCAAAGGGAGAAGGTACAGAGACAGAGTGGGGACGAGTGACACAGGGACTAGAAAGCAGGAATCAGGTCAGCTGGGTTCCTCTGGGAGCTGCTGGAGGGGCTCGCAGTCTCTAGGGACTAAACAGGTTCAGGAACTTTAGGGTTCCCCTCCGGAAGCCTGAATCTTCCTAAAACACAGGAGGCATCCAGCTTCCACCACTCCAGCCACAGGAAGCAAGGCTGCTCCACTGCAGGCCACACTCTTCCTCGCGATGCCTGTTATCAAGATACTCAGACTCCGCCCCCTCCTTGCCAGGTTATAGATCTAAGCCTGCTCCCCATTCTCCTGACCCCATTCTCACAGCCCATCAGGAAAGAGCCAGAACCTCTCCTTTCTcctacacccccaccccaggcccaggcgGCAGAAGTGGGTGGGCTCAAACATAATACTTGTTGGCTGTCAAGGTTTTCAGAGGCGGCCTAGGGGAAGCCAGCTCCTTCCCCTGGCACCACCTCAGTGTGGCCAGCATGCTCCTGGCCAGCAGGGGCTCAAGTTCAAGCTCCCTGTGGGGCATCTGAAGGGTTAAGGCTTTGGAATCTGCAGGGGGAGGCTGGTGCTACTGGGGTTATAgcaagagggtgtgtgtgtgtgtgtgtttgtgtgtgtgtgtgttagagggAGGGGCAGAAGGGAGCAGCTGACTGGTCCAGGcagcctgccctcctccctgccagGAACTGGGGTGCTCAGAGCCAGAATGGAAAGAATACCTCAGAGTGCGCCTCTCAGGAGACCCCACCCAGCAGGCACAGCAGTGCGGGCCCCTGGCCCACGTCTCCTGTGACAGGCTCCTTCCCGCCCTCTTCCTTTACCTCCCCCAACTCCcccagctctcccctcccctccaagaAAACACTTCGCCCTCCTAACCCAGCACGGAGCCAGGagggcagaggagtaagaggatCCACCCAGGAGTGTCTGGGCATGCCACCAGGCCTGACGCACACAGACCCAGGGGCCCAGAATCAACTCATCCTGTCCGCCTGGCCTCTGGGTTTAACCAGATGACGCTGAGAGGATCTAAAAACTGAAACATCAGAGCTGGAATGGACTTTAGAAATCATCTGGTCAGTTGACACACCAGGAAACCCCAGAACCATGAAAGTTCCTGCCCAGCCTACGACAGGCCCTC belongs to Phacochoerus africanus isolate WHEZ1 chromosome 3, ROS_Pafr_v1, whole genome shotgun sequence and includes:
- the TMBIM1 gene encoding protein lifeguard 3; its protein translation is MSQPSAPPPYEDRNPLYPGPPPPGGYGQPTVLPGGYPAYPQPGYGHPAGYPQPMPPIHPPMSYGPGHGYGGEERAVSDNFGSGEWSDRKVRHAFIRKVYAIISVQLLITVAIIAIFTFVKPVSNFVRTNLAVYYASYAVFLATYLTLICCQGPRRRFPWNIILLTLFTLAMGFMTGTISSVYDTKAVILAMIITAVVSISVTIFCFQTKVDFTSCTGLFCVLGIVMMVTGIVTAIVLSFKYIYWLHMVYAALGAICFTLFLAYDTQLVLGNRKHTISPEDYITGALQIYTDIVYIFTFVLQLLGSRN